DNA sequence from the Oryza brachyantha chromosome 5, ObraRS2, whole genome shotgun sequence genome:
CATAAACGGAATCAATATGCCTTGTTGGCCTAAATTTACTTATGTAACACAGACTCTCATAGTCGATTCCCTTTTGGATTCCATCTTCAGCATAGTTTCTACTTTTCAACCCTTGACTAATTCATAATTCCATCTACCGCTATCTCTTTCTGCTATCCGATTGCCTTTGTTTTACCATTTGGTGACTTGGTCAACCCTCGATCCGATCGGTTAATGCTTATCTTTAACAACCTCAATTGCCAAATCTCACAGTTAACATACTTATGATTCTGTTGATACTGGTGAAGTTGTGATTGGTGATGGTTCTCCTCTTGAAATTGCTGGTATTGGTTCTGTGCAAATTAAAACCCATGATGGCATTGTTAGGACCCTTTCAAATGTTCGCCATGTTCCTCGAATGAAACGGAATCTTATTTCTCTGGGCACTTTGGAGTCGTtgggatataaatatgtcggCGACAATGGTGTTCTTAAGATTTCAAAAGACAATCTTGTTGTTCTAAAAGGCAACAGAACTGGTAGTCTTTATTTCTTGCAAGGATCTACAGTTACAAGTATTGCAGCTGTTTCTAGTATTGCATCAGATTCTCACACCACCAAGCTTTGGCACATGCGCTTGGGTTACATGAGTGAGAAAGGTATGCATTTACTTTGCAAGAAAGGTCATTTGAACAATATTGACAAACTTGATTTCTGTGAACATTGTGTCTTTGGCAAACAGAAGAGGGTTAGTTTTAGTACTGCTACTCATCAGACTGAAGGAATTCTTGACTACGTTCATTCTGATCTTTGGGGTAAATCTAAGTTTCGTTCTCTTGGTGGATGTGAGTACTTTATTACATTCACAGATGATTTTTCTCGCAAAGTTTAGGTTTACTTCTTGAAACATAAAGATGAAGCTCTTTCGGTCAGAAGTGGAAAGTGTTGGTTGAAAACCAAACTGGCAGGAAAATAAAGAAGCTTAGAACTGATAATAGATTGGAATTTTGTAGTGGTGAGTTTGATACTTTCTGTGCTAATCATGGTATTGCAAGACACTTGACTGTTCTAGGAAGTCCTCAACAGAATGGTGTGGCAGAGCGTATGAATCGCACTCTTTTGGAAAGAGCTCGTTGCATGCTTTCTAATGCAGGCTTGTGGAATAAGCGTGCTTTGTGGGCTGAGACGATTTCTACTGCGTCTTATTTGATTAATCGTTCTCCAAATTCTgccataaattttcaaattcctGAAGAGGTTTGGTCAGGTAAACCAGTTGATTACTCTAAATTGAGAATTTTTGGTTGTTCTGCTTATGCTCATATTAACACTGGAAAATTGGAGCCTAGAGCAAGAAAGTGCATATTTGTTGGTTATGGTTCTAGTGTCAAAGGATATCGTTTATGGTGTCCTGAAGCTCACAAATTGATCGTTAGTCGTGATGTTACTTTTCATGAAGATGTTTTCCTTTCATCGGGTAGTCATACTCCCCCAGTTGAGACTGAAACCGATGAAGCTGCTGCAAGGAATTCGGAAGTTGAGGTAGCTTCACCTACTATTGATGTTGATTCTGATTCTTCAGTTCCCCCTGCTACAGAACAAGCTTCTGGTTCTACATCTTCTAGTAACAATGATCATTGTATTGCTCGAGACAGACCTAGAAGGAATGTTTCTATTCCTAATAGATATCGTGACACTGATGGTATGACCTATTTTGCTCTTCTTGCTGCTCAAGATGTTCATGATACCGTTGAACCTTCTTCTTATTCTGAAGCTATCTCATGTGCAAATTCTTCTAAGTGGTTGACTGCCATGAATGAAGAAATTCAGAGCCTTCATAAAAATCATACATGGGATTTGACGAAGCTTCCATCAGATAAAAAGCCATTGAAGTGCAAATGGATTTATAAGAAGAAGGAGGGTATTTCTGGAGTTGAACCTGCAAGATGGAAAGCCCGTTTAGTGGTAAAAGGTTTCGACCAAAGGGAAGGTATTGACTTCAATGAAGTTTTCTCTCCTGTTGTGCGCCACTCTTCGATTCAGGTTATGCTTGCCTTCGTTGCTTTATTTGACTTAGTGTTAGAGCAACTTGATGTTAAAACTGATTTCTTACATGGAGATTTAGATGAGAAGATTTATATGACACAACCTGAGGGTTTTGCTGTTCCTGGTGAAGAGCATTTAGTTTGTCATTTGAAGAAGTCTCTTTATGGTCTTAAACAAGCTCCTAGGCAGTGGTATAAAAGGTTTGATTCTTTTATGATTGCACAACAATATTCACACAGCAATTATGACAGTTGTGTCTACTTTAAACAATTTCCCAATGggtgttttgtttatttgctgCTTTATGTGGATGATATGCTCATTGCTTCTCATGACAAGTCACTGATTGATCAATTGAAGGCTCAACTTAGTcataaatttgagatgaaggatCTTGGTCCTGCAAAGAAAATCCTTGGCATGGAAATTTAGCGTGACCGTAAGGCTGGTACACTGTTTCTTTCTCAGAAAAGTTACATTGAAAAGATACTTGAGAAATTTAATCTTGGTAATTGCAAACCTGTTGCAACACCGTTTGCTTCACACTTTAAATTATCTTCAAGTCAGTGTCCTATTAATGAAGATGACAAAGATTACATGTCCCGTGTTCCTTATGCCAGTGTCGTTAGCAATCTTATGTATGCTATGATTTGCACTCGACCCGATTTGGCTCATGCTGTTAGTGTGGTTAGCAGATTCATGCATAATCCTGGCAAAGAACATTGGAATTCTGTAAAGCGGATTCTTCGTTATTTGAAAGGTACTTCTCATTTTGGCTTGATGCTTGATAAGAATAGagtgaaaacaaatgatgttGTTGGGTTTGTTGATTCTGATTATGCTGGAGATCTTGATAAACGAAGGTCTATTTCTGGATATATCTATTCTTTGTGTTGTTCAGCTGTCAGTTGGAAAGCTTCACTTCAGTCTGTTGCTGCTCTTTCTACCACTGAAGCAGAATGTATTTCAGCTACTGAAGGTGTCAAAGAGGTCATTTGGTTGCGAGGTCTGGTTTCTGAACTTAGTATTCGACAGGGTACTAATGTTGTTTATTGTGATAGCCAGAGTGCTATTTGTTTGACCAAGAACGACATGTTTCATGCCAAGACCAAGCACATTGATATTAACCACCACTTTATTCGTGATATTGTTGCTCAAGGGCAAGTTACTGCGGGGAAGATACACACTGAAGACAATCCTGCAGATATGCTCACGAAGTCACTTTCCAATACTAGCCTGGACTTAGTAGGTGTTCACGAAGTCACTTTCCAATACTAGCCTGGACTTAGTAGGTGTTCATGGTGCTTAGCTACCCCTTCGGGGTTTTGGagacattttcttttagttcATATTTATAGGGATTTTGATTCAAGGGGAGGTTTATTGGGCTATGACTCAAATAACCTAATCCTAATCctttgttagagatatgatccgaattattatctgtaatgtatttggattatattattagttaccAGGTTGTCAAGGGCGTCGAACCCCTGACTGGCCGGACCTCGGCTACGCAGCTCGTAGCCCTCGGCCGTCTTCTCCGGTGAGGTTATTCCCCTCAACCGTAGGCTtaacagagagagaggggaattAGGGTAATGATCTTGCTTAGTTTCTTTCAAGTCCGGTTACAGGAATATAAGGCCTCTCGGCCACACACGCATGGAGCTAATTGCTCCTTAATTCTAGGCACACATGCATGGAGCTAATTGCTCCTTAATCCTAGGCATGCAACAAACCTTCCAACTAACTATCAATTTTCCAATCTTTGCCACTGGATCCTGcggctgttgctgctgcctcTTGGGCGCGTTCAGCGCGCTCCTGCGCACGCCGCATGTCACGGGCGCGCCGTTGCCTGACGTAGGGGCGGCCGTACATGACATCTCTCCCCTCCTCGAAGACCAGCTCGTCCTCGAGCTGGAACGCTGGATGCCGGGCGCGGAAGTCGTCGACGGCCTCCCATGTCGCTGACTCGACCGGTTCGCCGCGCCACTGAACAAGCACCTGGCGGACACCACGTGCCAGGCAAGCCCGCACCACCCGGGCTGGTTCAGGCACCACCGCGCCGTCGATGGTCGGAGGCAGGACTGGTGGCGATGTCGGTGGCGCACCCATGAACTTTTTCAGCACGCCAATGTGGAACACATCATGAAGACGAGCGCCGGCCGGAAGCTCCAAGCGCACAGCCACGTCGTTGATCAACTCCGAGACGCGGTACGGGCCGACGTAACGGGGCTTGAGCTTCCCAGCTACCGTGCGCGGCAGTGAGGCAACGGCGCGCTGGCGGAGACGTAGAAGAGCCCAGTCGCCGACCTGGTAGGTGACCAGCCGGTGCGACTTGTCATAGTGGTGCTTCTGGACGGCCTGTGCCTGCTGGAGGCGGTAGCGCACGTCCGCGAGGAAGGCCTCCCGTGTCTCCATCTCCTGAGCCACTGCCTCGACCCTCGCCTCGCCCGGCTCGTAAGAACGGATCGAGGGGGGTTCACGGCCGTAGACCACCCGGAACAGCGTGTCGCGGAGGGAGGTCTGGTACGCGGTGTTGTAGATGTACTCAGCCCATGGCAGCCAGCGCAGCCATTGCCGTGGGCGATCGCCAGTGAAGCAGCGTAGGTACATCACAATGACGCGATTGGCCGCCTCCGTCTGACCGTCGGACTGCGGGTGGAACGCCGAGGACATGAGTAGCTTTGTCCCCATGAGCCGCATGAGCTCACTCCAGAAAGAGGACGTGAACACCGGGTCTCGGTCGGAGACAATGGACTGCGGCACCCCGTGCAGCCTGACGATGTCGGTGAAGAACGCCTGTGCCACGGACTCAGCGGTGTACGGGTGCGCCAGAGGGATGAAGTGGCAGTACTTGCTGAAGCGGTCGATGACGGACAGGATCACCGTCTTGCCGTGCACGCGGGGAAGCGCCTCCACGAAGCCGAGGCCGATGTCCGCCCAAACGACAGAGGGGACTGGGAGGGGGTGCAGCAGGCCGGCGGGATGAAGGTGTTTCGACTTGTACTGTTGGCAGGTTGCGCACGCCCATACAAAGTCCTGCACCAGGCGCCTCATGTTGGGGAAGTGAAAGTCGCGGCGCAGTCGGTGGAGTGTGCGGTGAACGCCCTCGTGGCCGTCCTCGTGGACAGCTGCGACGATCTCCGGCAATAGTGGGGAGGCGGCAGGGATGTAGAGGCGCCCGTCAAAGGTGACCATGCCGTCCGTCACAGCCCACGGGGCAGCGCGTGTGCCGGCGTGTACCTCGTCGTGGACAGCCACCAAGGCGGGAGACAATCCTGCAGATATGCTCACGAAGTCACTTTCCAATACTAGCCTGGACTTAGTAGGTGTTCACGAAGTCACTTTCCAATACTAGCCTGGACTTAGTAGGTGTTCATGGTGCTTAGCTACCCCTTCGGGGTTTTGGagacattttcttttagttcatatttataggaattttgatTCAAGGGGAGGTTTATTGGGCTATGACTCAAATAACCTAATCCTAATCctttgttagagatatatgatccgaattattatctgtaatgtatttggattatatttcctacttggagtaggagtaggattagtttcctaataggattctgttcccctgctattgtaatcatcacctcatagTGGATACTTCTCGATTATACGTCAATTTCCCTAGCAAGTGATCTAGCCTCTCAAATAcccaatctgaaattcatgctcCTATGGAGATTTGAACTTAGAACCTTAGGTGTTACTCCGGTCActgtaaccactaggctacatgTCCTTTCACAGGAGACAATGTAACCATGTACCAATAAATAATtcatttcatttatgcttAACATAAGCTAGAAGACGAGGCTCTTAAGTCAAGTCTTTAACCCATGGTTGTTTCTGAAACGCATATGATAATATTttcacctttttttaaaaaataaatcaaacgacatatttgcaaacgaaaaataatttatgaataaaatttttatatttgttctttttatctaaaagtaaaagctaaaaaataaatataataaaaatctccaaagttaattttagttttaaggctgaaaatttaaattttagtatataagcttgaaaaaaaagggaaagaagTGGTTGCAATTTTTGGGATCGCCCTATCCCATCAATCCCACTCCCAAACGACTGTTGTCTTTGGCCAGACGTGTCGACTCACCGGGCTTCTTCCAGGCTTCAGTTACGAGTGACGCCAACACTGACGCAACGTCGCATGGACGTACTCCAACTCCACTCCAACACGACACGAGTCAcgcactccactccactccactccacacGGCCGAAAGAAAGGCTGAGCTAGCGCGCAGCACGGCTCTCCCTCGCCGACCGGGGATGGGGGGTGACCGTGGAGCTCCGGggacggcgagcgcgcgggcgcgggcgcggcctCGCGTGCTGCTCCTGTGCAGCCCGTGCATGGGCCACCTCATCCCGTTCGCCGagctcgcgcgccgcctcgtcgccgaccacGGCCTCGCCGCGACTGTGCTCTTCGCCTCGGCGACTTGGCCCCCCTCGGAGCAGTACCTCGCCGTGGCGGCGTCCGTCCCTGCCGCCGAGGGCGTCGACCTCGTCGCGCTGCCGCCTGCGCCGACGCCTGCGGACGCGgccccgccgccctccgcctcgCTGCGCGACCGCGCTtcccgcgccgtcgcctccagcGTCCCGCGCGTCCGTGACATCGCCCGGTCGCTCGCCGCGTCCGCGCCACTGGTCGCGCTCGTGACGGACATGATCGGCACCCCggcgcgcgtcgtcgccgacaaGCTCGGCGTGCCGTTCTACATGTTCTTCACCTCGCCGTGGATGCTGCTGTCCCTGTTCCTGCACCTCCCGGCGATCGACGCGGCGCGCGGCCAAGGCGAGCACCGCGACGCCACGGCTCCGATCCTCCTCCCCGGCTGCGTGCCGATCCACGCGCACGACCTGCCCAGCTCGATGCTCGCCGACCGGAGCAGCGAAACGTACGCCGGGCTcctggccatggccatggacgCCGCGACGGCCGACGGCATCCTCGTCAACACGTTCCGCGAGCTGGAGCCGGCCGTCGGCGACACGGCCGACGGCGTGAAGCTGCCACCGGTCCACGCGGTCGGTCCGCTGGTCTGGACCAGACGGCCGGTCTCCGACGACCGGGAGCATCGCTGCCTGAGCTGGCTGGACCAGCAGCCGCGTAGATCAGTGGTCTACGTGTCATTCGGGAGCGGTGGCACGCTTACGTGGCAGCAGACAGCTGAGCTGGCGCTCGGTTTGGAGCAGAGTCAGCATAGGTTCATCTGGGCCATCAAGAGGCCAGACCAAGACACTCCAAGTGGGGCATTCTTTGGAACAGCTCATCAAGCCAAAGAAGACACTACAATGGAATTTTTGCCCAATGGTTTCATCGAGAGGACTAGAGGGGTGGGGCTTGTGGTGCAATCGTGGGTACCACAAACCGCGATTCTTGGGCACATGTCCATTGGCTGTTTTGTAACGCACTGCGGGTGGAACTCTACGCTAGAGAGCGTCTCGAACGAAGTACCGATGATCGCTTGGCCACTCTACGCGGAGCAAAAGATGAACGCGGCAATGATGGAGGTTCAAACGAAGGTAGCCATCCGGATTAATGTTGGGAGTAAAAGGTTTATAACTAAGAAAGAGATTGCACGTGCGATAAAACGAGTGATggaagaaggggaggaggcagAAAGGTTGAGGCAGTGCATTGGTGAACTCAAAGATAAATCAGTGCTTGCATTGAGCAAAGATGGCTGCTCAACGTCTGCACTTGCACAAGTCGTACATTCGTGGAAGTGTACTGTTGGTAAAAAATGAAGGTAACTCTAGAAATCATATtgtgctttgtttttttttatattgcagTGTTGCTTGGTTGATCTTGCTAAATTCAAGACAGAGTAGACTGTTTGCAGAGAGTCAGAATCAAATCATGCTCACACGCACTTATAAGCCTAATTGATTTACCCTTAATTATAATtgagtgtaaattaattaggttccatgtcaaattttgagaaatatttACTGGCTCGTATTATACCATTCTTGATTATATCCTATTCATCATTGTCATTTAGCCTTTTCTTTAATTGACGACCATTCTCAATTTACCTataagggcacgtacaaagatGTTTTTTAAGCTAACTCTACTAATCACCGCATAACAAATTTGGTGACGTgaaaggaaggagagagaaaagctatCGTTATGCATACAATggtttagagtcgactcttagtaTTTATGAAAGAAAACTTTGTTGCATGATGGTGGATAAAAAGAAGcagtataataaaaatattttattgcattaatgaagaaaccaaaAACCTGACTTTGCCTTTGCACTtaccattataaaatagattgttGTCATTGATGTGGATCAGATAAGAGTTCATATAGTAAATTCTACCTTTAAATATGTCCTTTAGGCTTGAACTTCTTCAGCATGATTTCTTATCATAAACGCTTCTGGCCTACATAGACTACTTTCCGTTATTGCTCctaattttaataattcttATTACATGTATTTTAAACTATTCCATTTCTTTAGGGTTGCCTCATATTGGCAgtgttttaattatataatctaGGTTTGTTATACTAATCTTAcagataattaaattttttctcCCATTTTTATGGGTATTCCTCCCATTATTTGAATGTCCTCTAATatttgagcattttttttccaatatcAATATATCTAACATTCCTAATAATTTGGTGCAAAAAATGATTGTAGTCCAACACACTATATTGgaatttgatatataataagcatctatatttttactaaGCTCATATTCTATACTTCTTTTATCAGGGTTAAGGCTGGACACATCGTGGTTAATTGTTTCATACCAAATCTAGTGGCTGTAGTAGAATGTACTTTGTGTCATCAGGCAGGTAAAGTCTACATTATTAACATTTGCAGGTGTTATTTCAGAATTATGCACTCAGCAatattgaaaacaaaattggATATGCAGTAGAACGTACTTGGTTTCATCAGGCAGTTAAAGTCTACATTTGTTAACATTTGCATGATCTGCTTTAGAATCAAGAACTCCACACTGCTCAAAACTCACAAAACATGGAGGAAACGTCAAAAATGCATGTAAAAAACACTAAGTACCCtggttttatgttttatttcgATGTGGTACATGCCTCATGTAACCTCCAAAATTTGTCTGTCGTTCTTTATGAGTTATGGCTACTTTCTGTTTCTTAAATTTCCACcctcatttaaaatttaaaatttttaaccttaaatttatagttgattttagaggatttttattatggtttattttttaaccttagcttttagattgctaaggacacatatataaacattttattcataaattattttttatttataaatatgatgtttgacttttttcataaaaaataccaaCCAATCGCCCCGTTGTGGCCAGCAACAACAGTATGGTGACAAGATACATCATTGGCTCATCACTCACAAGAGACAATATAACGAGGCAGGTGTTCTCCAAAAATATGTTCGCAGCCACCCGTGCcagaatttttctaaattcaccgagccccgtttagttcccaaatttttttctaaaaatatcgcatcaaatttttgacatctaaattaagtattaaatatagataaataaaaaattaattgcacggTTCTAGCAGAAATCgtgggacgaatcttttgagcctaattagttcatattagtcataaatgctacactaacctacatgtgctaataacggataattaggctcaaacgattgtctcgtggtttccaggcgagctgtgaaattcgtttctTCAATCGTGTCCAAAACCTATTCTAACATCCGATCAGCTTCTGATGtgacacctaaaaattttcttttttccaacTAAACACGGTCGCTACTCGCTAGTCAACTCTATATACATTGTACATTAACAGAATTAGTAAATTGTGATACATGAGATTCGCAACCATTCAATGCACATGTATCTCTGCCTTGTaggagcatttttttaaattaatttggtgaCACTGCATAGTTGActgcaattttttaaaactataatTAAGTTGATAGCAGATCTAGCAGTAGTAATCATCGTAGTCCAGTCAAACTGAATCCTTCTGTCTATGGTAGGCGCCGCCAGACAACACATGCACTACACACATGCCACCGATCTTATCTCCTCTCTTACGGTCTTCTGCCATAATAATTTTTGAGAACCCATACACTTTATTagattaaaatgtttttatatgccCAGTACACtagatatttttaacattCGTTAATGTTAAAATGCCGATTCTAGAAAATAGCAGACAAATACAAGTGTAACAAATATGTATCAGATATGGCACTCTACTGGCAGGCGTCTAGAATGGCGGTCATCTTGATTAGGGCCTgcttagtttttaaaaacttttccaaaaatatctcatcgaatctttagacatctaaataaaacattaaatatagataaaacaaaaaaataattatatagttacggaagaaattttaagacgaatcttttgagcttaattagccataagtgctacagaaACCTAtacgtgctaatgacgaattaattaggctcaaaagatttgtctcatgaattctaggctagccatgaaattcgtttttattTGTATCCAAAAACCCTTTCGACGTCTGGTTAAATATCTGACGTGACAGTCAGGGTTTCACTTTCCGTTTTTACCACTACTACAGAACCTAGCAAATTTGACAGGTCATCCGTGACAGAACATAACAGCCCGTCACACCCACACTCAGCTGTGACGGACCAAAATAAGGTCCGTTATAGATGGCTCTATTCGGTTTGGTCCGTCAGCAATGACATATCATCTATGTGGGGCCAAAATTTACGCCCGGCACGACTTATCCATGAAGGGCCAAAATCAGCGCCCATCACGGATGACACTTATCCGTGAAGAGCCAAAATAaaggcccgtcacggatgactcatccATGACGGGACATAACTATGGCTCGTCAAAGATGAAATGGGTCATCCGTGAAGGGCCAAAATCAGTGCTcgtcacggatgagtcatccgtgacgggccataattatgGCCCATCAAAGATGACATAAAAACtttcaataaaaattttcCCTTCTTGCcacttcaaattttttatctttccttctcctctctctcttctccctgatatttttcccttctcctcgTTCTTTCTCTTCCGCTCtcactctttctctcctccccctctctttctcttctctcttgaCGCCGAGCTTGAGTGGGCGGCGTGTGCATGGCGGCCGGCACGTCGCCCCCATCGCTCGGGCTGCCCCCTCTGCGACGGCGCCGATCCCGATGATGAGCGGCGACGACAACGAGTGGGCGACAACGATGACAGCACGGGTGGTGGCGGCTGCGCTAACCCCGATGACGATGACGAGTGGGCGGCGTGCGCGTGGTGGCCGGCACATCGCTCCCGTCACTCGGGTTGCCCcctccacggcggcgctgACCCCGACgatgggcgacgacgacaatgACACGGGTGGTGGCGTCAGCACTGACCCCAACGATCCATATGCCTCGTCCTG
Encoded proteins:
- the LOC121054452 gene encoding hydroquinone glucosyltransferase-like translates to MGGDRGAPGTASARARARPRVLLLCSPCMGHLIPFAELARRLVADHGLAATVLFASATWPPSEQYLAVAASVPAAEGVDLVALPPAPTPADAAPPPSASLRDRASRAVASSVPRVRDIARSLAASAPLVALVTDMIGTPARVVADKLGVPFYMFFTSPWMLLSLFLHLPAIDAARGQGEHRDATAPILLPGCVPIHAHDLPSSMLADRSSETYAGLLAMAMDAATADGILVNTFRELEPAVGDTADGVKLPPVHAVGPLVWTRRPVSDDREHRCLSWLDQQPRRSVVYVSFGSGGTLTWQQTAELALGLEQSQHRFIWAIKRPDQDTPSGAFFGTAHQAKEDTTMEFLPNGFIERTRGVGLVVQSWVPQTAILGHMSIGCFVTHCGWNSTLESVSNEVPMIAWPLYAEQKMNAAMMEVQTKVAIRINVGSKRFITKKEIARAIKRVMEEGEEAERLRQCIGELKDKSVLALSKDGCSTSALAQVVHSWKCTVGKK